TACTGGCCTGCCGAGGGTAATCATCCGGTTTAGGATGTTGCAGGCGATGATCGCCTCAGCTTCCCGTGACTTCTGATGACGAGCACGGAGCCGGTCGCCAATGATCGCCTTGTATCTGAAGACGGTGTTCTCCACGCGGGCTTGCCGATGGTACCCCGACTCCTTCTTCCACCGGCGGCGACCGATCTCCCTCACCCTCATGATTGTGCGATCGCGAGCACAGGGCCGTGGCCTTTTTCTCCGTGATCTCGTCGCTGTCTTCATCGGCGGAACGACGACTTTGGCGCCGCGTGCTCCAACAGCATCGTAGATCGCGATCGTGTCATAGGCTGCGTCAGCCGTGAAGCTTGCAATGCCATGTCCAAGTCCATCGACGAGATCAAGGGCAGTCTTCGCGTCGTCAGCACTCCCGTGAGTCAGGGCCTCGGCAACGATCAATCCAGATCGCTCGACACCGACATGGAGTTTCTTCCAGGCGCGCTTTCCACGTCCTCGATGCTTCACTGCCGCCCATTCGCCTTCGCCGACGATGGACAGCCCTGTACTGTCGACGATTAGATGAATAGGCTCATTGACTGCGACGCGATGCAGATCGACATTGAGGTCCTGACTACGACGAGAGAGGGTGGTGTGATCTGGGGCTTCGAGATCGACGCCCATCAAAGACAGTACCGATCGTAGGAAGCCCTCCGCTTGACGAAGCGGTAGCCTGAAAATGAGCCGGAGCGTCATGGCCGTTTCGATCGCGTGATCGGAGAACTTTCTCTGGGCACCTCGTCTACCGGACGGCGCTGGATTCCACGACGCGATGGCATCCTCTGAGATCCACAGAGTGATGTCGCCACGCTGCACGAGGGCTAGGTCGTAATCAGACCAGTTGCTCACGCGGTACTTTGTCTTGTATTTGGGATGTACTCGCGAGTTCATGCCGAGATCGTGGCCCATCCACCCCGCACATCGCTAGGACTTGGACACCGGATCACCTCAAGCCTGCGATTCATGCACCAACGCCGGTCATCTTCGCCTCCGGCTGCGCCCAATGGCACATCGCTTCTACGGTACAGGCACGCACACCGACGGCTGCCCCCGACCCTGCTTCTGAATGGCGCAGTCCCCAGCGTTTCCGAGCGGTTCGTCATTCTGCCAGTCGCTCATTTTGCAAACGGCTTCACCCATCCTCGTGCTCGCGTCGATCGCAGCGCAGAATTGCTTGACTGAACAGCCAACGCCATCTACCTCGGACGCACGCTCCGTGCCCAGGCAGGTATCAGCCGTG
This sequence is a window from Myxococcales bacterium. Protein-coding genes within it:
- a CDS encoding IS5 family transposase yields the protein MGHDLGMNSRVHPKYKTKYRVSNWSDYDLALVQRGDITLWISEDAIASWNPAPSGRRGAQRKFSDHAIETAMTLRLIFRLPLRQAEGFLRSVLSLMGVDLEAPDHTTLSRRSQDLNVDLHRVAVNEPIHLIVDSTGLSIVGEGEWAAVKHRGRGKRAWKKLHVGVERSGLIVAEALTHGSADDAKTALDLVDGLGHGIASFTADAAYDTIAIYDAVGARGAKVVVPPMKTATRSRRKRPRPCARDRTIMRVREIGRRRWKKESGYHRQARVENTVFRYKAIIGDRLRARHQKSREAEAIIACNILNRMITLGRPVSCKIGG